One Edaphobacter flagellatus genomic region harbors:
- a CDS encoding chemotaxis protein CheX, producing MPSSIDAPEQTNQLTEVTNTALLDQTVDEVFGLMLGSPVTVSDHEVAPTNVPITLTAVIGLAGALSGGYTLVVSETTAKQLASTMLGIEITELSSDVYDALGEITNILAGAWKSKIPSLHAACLLSVPTVVTGSHYDIHRKNTAFRMARSYWFHDAPLTINIYGEWPS from the coding sequence ATGCCCTCGTCCATCGACGCACCGGAGCAGACAAACCAGCTCACAGAAGTCACTAACACCGCACTCCTCGACCAGACCGTCGATGAAGTCTTCGGGCTCATGCTCGGCTCCCCCGTTACCGTGTCCGACCATGAGGTCGCACCCACCAACGTCCCCATCACCCTCACAGCCGTCATCGGTCTCGCGGGAGCGCTCAGCGGAGGCTATACCCTCGTCGTCAGCGAAACCACGGCCAAGCAGCTCGCCTCCACCATGCTCGGCATCGAGATCACCGAACTCTCCAGCGATGTCTACGACGCTCTCGGCGAAATCACCAACATTCTCGCCGGTGCCTGGAAGTCGAAGATCCCTTCACTGCACGCCGCCTGCCTGCTCTCCGTTCCCACCGTTGTCACTGGCTCCCATTACGACATCCACCGCAAGAACACAGCCTTCCGCATGGCGCGCAGCTACTGGTTTCACGACGCTCCACTCACCATCAATATCTATGGCGAGTGGCCTTCCTAA
- a CDS encoding TonB-dependent receptor: MQRLLKHFQFIPLALLLVCSLVAGAQTITGSITGTVTDATGAVIPNAKVVATNVDTGVKTESTTNNDGLYNIRFLQIGNYKVSIDAQGFGTSSYGPFVLETGQVAKIDGRLSLAGTQQKVSVDAEVAPLLNTENPTLATTLDTRAIENVPLVSRNINALTMFLPGAISTSPNSFVSNASVSGPLSGNNMAGASSGSSVSVNGNRQQTNQYLLDGMNINQTLDDTPGYNPSVDAIGQVQVISANAPAEYGNVLGGDILYQTKSGTNQFHGSAFYFLGNHLLNANSWANKHGSTIIPRNTFTRSIFGATLGGPIFKDKLFFFGDYQGGRFHSGGSSTATVLTDRMRSGDFSELLNPSLMCSGDQGLTSGFVTINGVKCASASRLIQLYDAATNGNPQFANNQISIQNPAAQYLFAHPELYPHANRAPDASNTPARNNYVGPTKSRNYGNQFDIKVDWKATQNDSLFVRFSYANQGQTTRNVLPTSFASAPTYPVRGVAINEVHTFNSAMVNEFRAGYTRIQNNGAVLLDPTGAFGLKGDSILGIGANNPVNQQFAGFSALGFNNSNSPQGFTATNGTEYTTLGNQNTGTNYTINTFLYGDNFTWLKNRHTFKFGVQFLRQQQNNFYPGNDGSLGGFFFLGPGTSSQSGSPNGYSTGYTAADFILNRAGFKSIGGVAGPVGMRQWRDAYFVQDDWKITPTLTLNLGVRYEYSQPIYEVNHKMSTIDPNNPSRIIIDGSNTSVCQPFNLPCITAKNAGYGRGLVDPFYGSVMPRIGFAWSATPKFVVRGGYGLQNYMEGTGANLRMTTNLPFQSASQLSGNLPGTGNTAGAFYNVQGGFGSATALSNVYNVWNKKIKPAFISIYNLTLEYQLNNTASLQVGYAGESGQHLVTANQRNQLPNPCIINGAPVTVNTPNPPAACLTQAPAPFYTTPGVGYNGVIRYTDSNAAMNYNSLQVSFRQRAWHGLQYTANYTWSKGLTNSTGFYGVPSVTVASAYAENVYNLRPEWGPIGQDVRHAVNYNLVYDLPIGRNRMWGSSLPLVLDEMVGGWKVGMTGILYTGFPVNIGATNNSMVNGNSQRANHYRQMKIVNRSINNWFGTDPSAIPCAAGVDNGVCAYGQPAPGTFGTARPTSERAPGYQTYGASVTKDFTIWHEQQINFRADADNLFNSAYWSNPASSVGSPATFGQITTVRSNPRNLQLSVKYHF; the protein is encoded by the coding sequence ATGCAACGATTACTCAAACACTTCCAGTTCATACCGCTGGCCCTGCTACTCGTATGTAGCCTGGTCGCCGGCGCGCAGACCATCACGGGCAGTATCACCGGCACCGTGACCGACGCCACTGGCGCCGTTATTCCAAACGCCAAGGTTGTAGCGACCAATGTCGACACCGGCGTCAAAACCGAGAGCACGACAAACAATGACGGTCTCTACAACATCCGCTTCCTGCAGATCGGCAACTATAAGGTCTCCATCGACGCCCAGGGTTTTGGAACCTCCAGCTACGGCCCGTTCGTCCTCGAGACTGGCCAGGTCGCCAAAATCGATGGCAGACTCAGCCTCGCCGGTACGCAACAGAAAGTATCGGTCGATGCTGAAGTAGCTCCCTTGCTCAATACAGAAAATCCAACGCTGGCCACGACACTAGACACCCGTGCCATCGAAAACGTCCCCTTGGTCAGCCGCAATATCAATGCTCTGACGATGTTCCTTCCAGGCGCTATCAGCACCTCGCCGAACAGCTTCGTCAGCAATGCGTCTGTCTCTGGCCCTCTCAGCGGCAACAATATGGCTGGCGCCAGCAGCGGTAGCTCAGTCTCGGTCAACGGCAATCGTCAGCAGACCAATCAGTATCTGCTTGACGGTATGAACATCAACCAGACGCTCGACGATACGCCTGGCTACAATCCCAGCGTCGATGCCATCGGCCAGGTGCAGGTTATCTCTGCCAATGCTCCTGCGGAATATGGCAATGTGCTCGGCGGTGACATTCTGTACCAGACCAAGAGCGGCACCAATCAATTCCACGGAAGCGCCTTCTACTTCCTTGGCAATCACCTTCTGAATGCCAATTCCTGGGCGAATAAACACGGATCTACTATCATTCCCAGGAACACCTTCACTCGCAGCATCTTCGGAGCCACGCTGGGCGGGCCGATCTTCAAGGACAAGCTTTTCTTTTTCGGTGATTACCAGGGCGGTCGTTTTCACTCCGGTGGCAGCTCAACCGCAACTGTCCTCACCGATAGGATGCGCAGTGGAGACTTCTCTGAGCTTCTGAACCCCAGCCTCATGTGCTCGGGCGATCAGGGGCTGACTTCGGGCTTTGTCACCATCAACGGTGTCAAATGCGCATCGGCCTCTCGACTGATCCAGTTGTACGATGCGGCCACTAATGGAAATCCTCAATTCGCCAACAACCAGATTTCCATTCAGAATCCCGCAGCTCAATATCTGTTTGCTCATCCCGAGCTCTATCCCCATGCAAACCGCGCACCAGATGCGAGCAATACTCCTGCTCGTAACAATTATGTCGGCCCCACCAAATCTCGCAACTATGGCAATCAGTTTGATATCAAAGTCGACTGGAAAGCCACGCAAAACGATAGCTTGTTCGTGCGCTTTTCGTATGCAAATCAAGGACAGACCACACGGAATGTTCTTCCCACCAGCTTTGCCAGCGCCCCGACCTATCCTGTGCGTGGCGTAGCGATCAACGAAGTCCATACCTTCAACTCAGCTATGGTGAATGAGTTCCGCGCTGGCTACACCCGAATTCAGAACAACGGCGCCGTCCTGCTCGATCCAACAGGCGCCTTTGGCCTGAAGGGAGATAGCATTCTGGGTATCGGAGCAAACAACCCTGTCAATCAGCAGTTTGCAGGCTTTTCTGCACTCGGCTTCAACAACTCCAATAGTCCGCAAGGCTTTACCGCAACCAACGGAACAGAATATACAACCCTTGGCAACCAGAACACCGGCACTAACTATACCATCAACACCTTCTTGTACGGCGACAACTTCACCTGGCTTAAGAACCGCCATACCTTCAAGTTCGGTGTGCAGTTCCTCCGCCAACAGCAGAACAACTTCTACCCTGGCAATGATGGCTCGCTCGGTGGCTTCTTCTTCCTTGGGCCTGGGACATCCAGCCAATCGGGATCTCCCAACGGATACAGTACCGGCTATACCGCCGCTGACTTCATCCTGAACCGTGCTGGCTTCAAGAGCATCGGTGGCGTCGCTGGTCCAGTTGGTATGCGTCAATGGCGTGATGCTTACTTTGTACAGGACGACTGGAAGATCACACCCACCCTTACCCTCAACCTCGGCGTACGTTACGAGTACTCGCAGCCGATTTATGAGGTCAACCACAAGATGTCTACCATCGATCCCAATAATCCCAGCAGGATAATCATTGATGGCAGCAATACCTCCGTATGCCAGCCGTTCAACCTACCCTGCATTACAGCTAAAAATGCAGGCTACGGTCGAGGACTGGTAGACCCGTTCTATGGCAGCGTCATGCCCCGTATCGGCTTCGCCTGGTCTGCAACTCCCAAGTTCGTCGTTCGCGGCGGATACGGCCTGCAGAACTACATGGAAGGCACCGGTGCAAACCTTCGTATGACCACCAACCTTCCCTTCCAGTCAGCTTCCCAGCTCAGCGGAAATCTGCCTGGCACTGGAAATACCGCAGGTGCCTTCTACAATGTACAAGGTGGATTCGGCAGTGCTACTGCTCTGTCCAATGTCTACAACGTCTGGAACAAGAAAATCAAACCTGCATTTATCAGCATCTACAATCTGACTCTTGAGTATCAGCTTAACAACACAGCATCCTTACAAGTTGGCTATGCCGGCGAGTCTGGACAGCATCTGGTCACCGCAAACCAGCGTAATCAGCTGCCCAATCCTTGCATTATTAATGGGGCTCCCGTAACTGTTAACACTCCCAACCCTCCAGCGGCTTGCCTCACCCAAGCCCCAGCGCCCTTCTACACCACTCCGGGCGTTGGCTATAATGGCGTCATCCGTTACACGGACTCGAACGCCGCGATGAACTACAACTCTCTGCAAGTCAGCTTCCGCCAGCGTGCATGGCATGGCCTGCAGTACACTGCTAATTACACGTGGAGCAAGGGTCTCACCAACAGCACCGGTTTCTATGGTGTGCCCAGTGTCACTGTTGCCAGTGCCTACGCAGAAAATGTCTATAATCTCCGCCCTGAGTGGGGACCTATCGGACAGGACGTGCGTCATGCAGTCAACTACAACTTGGTATACGACCTGCCAATCGGCCGCAATCGTATGTGGGGTAGCAGCCTGCCTCTTGTCCTCGATGAAATGGTCGGCGGATGGAAGGTGGGCATGACCGGTATTCTCTACACTGGCTTCCCAGTCAATATCGGCGCGACCAACAACTCGATGGTCAATGGCAACTCGCAGCGTGCGAATCACTACCGCCAGATGAAGATCGTCAACCGCTCCATCAACAACTGGTTCGGAACCGATCCTTCGGCTATCCCATGCGCCGCCGGCGTCGACAATGGGGTCTGTGCGTACGGTCAACCTGCACCAGGAACCTTTGGTACAGCACGTCCTACCTCGGAGCGCGCCCCTGGCTATCAAACCTATGGGGCCTCGGTTACCAAGGACTTCACGATATGGCATGAGCAGCAGATTAACTTCCGCGCTGATGCTGACAACCTCTTCAATAGTGCCTATTGGTCGAACCCTGCCAGCAGCGTGGGTTCTCCTGCAACCTTCGGTCAGATCACTACTGTCCGCTCGAACCCAAGGAACCTGCAGTTGTCCGTCAAGTATCACTTCTAA
- a CDS encoding FAD-dependent oxidoreductase, whose product MSISVSRQDPRYPILKKANNHRFPVSDADGPARIEICQNPDDVAEALQKTVRAGLRPTIRSGGHCYEDFVANNPGGVLFDLSLLNSFDATGSGHTYKIGTGMRLGDAYTELYKQFGVTLPGGSCYSVAAGGHISGGGYGVLSRMYGLTVDWLSAVDILTVDASGTVVQRRVDAKNDPDLFRACRGAGGNNFGIITAYYFDKMPTAPREVVNVHMAFPWEDMTPERFEAILTTYGHYFETRGNDPDTWGMFTGLGLSHRSSGNVGIGVQFCNPDGTCDDLKALNEFIDLFQPCKPVVAKHEPIESRHSPQAGANAIVRKPDGTPIPCSGPHNMNRQSWYEATVRGGVGGGARAKYKSCYMKRGFTPDEARLIYKHLTRDVPGANGILAVDSYGGAVNKPELASQTAVPQRASILKLQFQSYWNKPEDDAARLKWMHDFYTDLYSGPDADPRYKGTPYWNDHYEGCYINYPDADMLVYPFWPQLYYGEQGLYPFLQDVKRRYDSNNIFHHAMSIRP is encoded by the coding sequence ATGTCGATCTCTGTTTCGCGTCAGGACCCACGGTATCCCATTCTGAAAAAAGCGAATAACCATCGCTTTCCTGTTTCAGATGCCGACGGTCCAGCGCGCATTGAGATATGCCAGAACCCGGATGATGTCGCCGAAGCTTTGCAGAAAACCGTCCGCGCTGGCTTGCGTCCGACAATTCGTTCCGGCGGACATTGTTACGAGGATTTCGTTGCCAACAATCCCGGCGGCGTACTGTTCGACCTCAGCCTGCTGAACAGCTTCGACGCCACAGGCAGCGGCCATACCTATAAGATCGGCACCGGCATGCGTCTCGGCGACGCCTATACCGAGCTCTACAAGCAGTTCGGCGTCACCCTCCCCGGAGGCTCCTGCTATAGCGTCGCAGCCGGCGGACACATCTCCGGCGGAGGCTACGGCGTCCTCAGCCGCATGTACGGACTCACCGTCGACTGGCTCTCCGCGGTCGACATTCTCACCGTCGACGCCTCAGGCACTGTCGTCCAACGTCGTGTCGATGCCAAGAACGATCCCGATCTCTTCCGCGCCTGTCGGGGGGCGGGCGGCAACAACTTCGGCATTATCACTGCCTATTACTTCGACAAGATGCCCACCGCTCCGCGCGAGGTGGTCAACGTCCATATGGCCTTCCCCTGGGAGGACATGACCCCGGAGCGCTTCGAGGCTATCCTCACCACCTACGGGCATTACTTTGAAACCCGCGGCAATGACCCCGATACCTGGGGTATGTTTACCGGCCTCGGACTCTCGCACCGCTCCTCAGGCAATGTCGGCATCGGCGTCCAGTTCTGCAATCCCGACGGCACTTGCGACGATCTCAAGGCGCTCAACGAGTTTATCGACCTCTTCCAGCCCTGCAAGCCGGTGGTCGCCAAGCACGAACCGATAGAGTCCAGGCACAGCCCCCAGGCGGGCGCCAATGCCATCGTCAGAAAGCCCGATGGCACTCCAATCCCCTGCTCCGGTCCCCACAATATGAACCGCCAATCCTGGTACGAGGCGACCGTCCGGGGCGGTGTAGGTGGAGGAGCTCGCGCTAAGTACAAGTCCTGCTATATGAAGCGTGGGTTTACCCCCGACGAAGCGCGCCTCATCTACAAGCACCTCACCCGTGATGTTCCCGGGGCCAACGGCATCCTCGCCGTCGATTCCTATGGAGGCGCCGTCAACAAGCCTGAGCTCGCCAGTCAAACTGCTGTCCCGCAGCGAGCCTCCATTCTTAAGCTGCAGTTCCAGAGCTACTGGAACAAGCCTGAAGACGACGCTGCCCGTTTGAAATGGATGCACGACTTTTACACGGACCTCTACTCAGGTCCCGATGCTGACCCTCGCTACAAAGGCACACCGTACTGGAATGACCATTATGAGGGCTGCTATATCAACTATCCAGACGCCGATATGCTCGTCTATCCGTTCTGGCCGCAACTTTATTACGGAGAACAGGGACTTTATCCCTTCCTTCAGGACGTCAAACGGCGTTACGATTCCAACAACATATTTCACCACGCCATGTCGATTCGCCCCTGA
- a CDS encoding sugar phosphate isomerase/epimerase family protein → MNPNLSRRSLLCGGTALAASAAFANTSFSFAAPASSTSAIRLGIASYTFRKFDQAHLIEFMKELKTPYLNLKDVHLPMTPADQVASRAAEYRAAGLTLTAAGTITFNKDDDNDIKSKFDYVKAAGIPIIVAAPSREVLPRIEKFVKQYDIKLAIHNHGPEDKHWPSPLDVLAAVKSMDSRIGCCIDVGHTMRTGTDPVAAIKQVGPRLFDLHMKDLAESKVKESQVAVGDGLMPVPAIFRALIDIGYKGNVDLEYEIHDDDPMPGVTKSFAYMRGVIAGMGLH, encoded by the coding sequence ATGAACCCAAATCTCTCGCGCCGCAGCCTCCTTTGCGGCGGAACCGCTCTTGCCGCCTCCGCCGCCTTCGCAAACACATCTTTTTCTTTCGCTGCTCCCGCATCTTCCACCTCTGCTATCCGCCTCGGTATCGCCAGTTACACCTTCCGTAAATTCGACCAGGCCCACCTGATCGAATTCATGAAAGAGCTCAAGACGCCCTATCTGAATCTCAAGGACGTCCATCTCCCAATGACTCCCGCAGACCAGGTCGCCTCGCGCGCAGCGGAGTATCGTGCAGCCGGGCTTACGCTTACGGCAGCAGGCACCATCACTTTTAACAAAGATGACGATAACGACATCAAGTCCAAGTTCGACTACGTGAAAGCGGCCGGCATCCCCATCATCGTTGCCGCTCCCTCGCGCGAAGTCCTGCCCCGCATCGAGAAGTTCGTAAAGCAGTACGACATTAAACTCGCCATCCATAATCATGGTCCCGAGGACAAACACTGGCCCTCGCCGCTCGATGTTCTTGCCGCAGTCAAGAGTATGGATTCACGTATCGGCTGCTGCATTGATGTCGGACACACCATGCGTACCGGCACAGATCCTGTGGCTGCGATCAAACAGGTAGGACCTCGCCTCTTCGATCTCCACATGAAGGACCTCGCCGAAAGCAAGGTGAAGGAGAGCCAGGTTGCTGTAGGCGATGGTCTGATGCCAGTTCCGGCCATCTTCCGCGCGCTAATCGACATCGGCTACAAAGGCAATGTCGACCTCGAGTATGAGATCCACGATGACGATCCTATGCCGGGCGTCACCAAGAGCTTCGCTTATATGCGTGGTGTTATCGCTGGCATGGGGCTTCACTAA
- a CDS encoding tRNA nucleotidyltransferase/poly(A) polymerase family protein — protein sequence MADYIYLLENRLSKAQQAALAKVIEVARHKGFTSFLVGGAVRDLTSGSPVRDLDVVVQGNALKLKKDIEKIGGKVSGESEVTQSFFVQFPGSVRMEIGSTLSVNYPKPGKPVYSPTTILEDLRRRDFTANSMALSLNQGSYGLLMDPLNGVADIENRELRLVNPYGFIEDPVRMIRGVRFMARLGWSLDERTRSRYETGKEENYIAAMPAAQKGYETEEVFLEEDPLRVMRRLEAEGWMKHLNPAVASNKANAAELEKLRDAQAQLHMQGIHAEAAAASFPMLTAKMAPKDVAALKKSFVRQGFVDEINGLEAEGKAFAAQLSSKEAALPSQAWKLLHAARPEAVLWAAHHVKTAGVQNKLKAFYTDWPQARQRIPYAQMQEMRITPEVAGYEELLDKLFFALMDGKLGTVEEMKAFLEPYSPPAPPPPVHLRRARATRKDAKPAKGKKKAAPAGEAADAAAEVPSVSAAEAPAPAKGKKGTAVVEKKPEVKKAAAPVNVAAKAVASAKKAVVAAPAKKVAAKAPAKKTVAKPAAKKPVKVVAKKPATKVIAKKAPAKKAPAKKPVVVKKPAPAKKVAAKKAPAKPATKKAIKKKR from the coding sequence ATGGCCGATTACATCTATCTTCTGGAGAACCGGCTTTCGAAGGCGCAGCAGGCAGCGTTGGCGAAGGTGATTGAAGTTGCTCGTCATAAAGGATTTACGAGCTTTCTGGTAGGCGGAGCGGTACGGGATTTAACGAGCGGCTCGCCGGTGCGCGATCTGGATGTAGTGGTTCAGGGAAATGCTCTCAAGCTAAAGAAAGATATAGAGAAAATCGGTGGCAAAGTATCTGGGGAATCGGAAGTGACCCAGTCGTTCTTTGTCCAGTTTCCGGGTTCAGTGCGGATGGAGATCGGCTCGACGCTCTCGGTGAACTATCCGAAGCCGGGTAAACCGGTGTACAGCCCGACGACCATTCTGGAGGATCTGAGGCGGAGAGACTTTACAGCAAACTCAATGGCCCTCTCGCTCAATCAGGGGTCGTACGGCCTGCTGATGGACCCGCTGAACGGAGTGGCAGACATTGAGAACCGCGAGCTGCGGTTGGTCAATCCGTATGGGTTCATTGAGGACCCGGTTCGTATGATCCGCGGAGTGCGGTTTATGGCTCGTTTGGGCTGGTCGCTGGATGAGCGCACCCGGAGCCGGTACGAGACAGGTAAGGAAGAGAACTATATTGCTGCGATGCCTGCCGCTCAGAAGGGCTATGAGACGGAGGAGGTCTTTCTGGAGGAAGACCCGCTGCGAGTGATGAGGCGGCTGGAGGCCGAAGGGTGGATGAAGCACCTGAATCCGGCTGTGGCTTCGAATAAGGCGAATGCGGCGGAGCTGGAGAAGCTGCGTGATGCTCAGGCTCAGCTGCATATGCAGGGGATTCATGCAGAGGCGGCCGCAGCCAGTTTCCCGATGTTGACGGCGAAGATGGCTCCGAAGGACGTGGCGGCTCTGAAGAAGAGCTTTGTGCGGCAAGGCTTCGTAGACGAGATTAATGGGCTGGAGGCCGAGGGCAAGGCATTTGCCGCGCAGCTGTCGAGCAAAGAAGCTGCGTTGCCATCGCAGGCGTGGAAGCTGTTGCATGCAGCTCGGCCGGAGGCGGTGCTGTGGGCTGCGCATCATGTCAAGACGGCTGGCGTGCAGAACAAGCTGAAGGCCTTCTACACAGACTGGCCGCAGGCTCGGCAGAGGATTCCGTATGCGCAGATGCAGGAGATGCGGATTACTCCTGAGGTTGCAGGTTATGAAGAGCTGCTGGATAAGCTGTTCTTTGCGCTGATGGATGGCAAGCTGGGGACAGTGGAGGAGATGAAGGCGTTTCTTGAGCCGTATTCTCCGCCCGCGCCTCCACCGCCGGTGCATCTGCGGCGCGCGCGCGCGACGCGGAAGGATGCCAAGCCTGCGAAGGGCAAGAAGAAGGCAGCTCCTGCAGGGGAAGCGGCTGATGCTGCGGCCGAGGTTCCGTCGGTAAGCGCGGCAGAGGCGCCAGCTCCTGCGAAGGGGAAGAAGGGCACTGCGGTTGTCGAAAAGAAGCCTGAGGTCAAGAAGGCTGCGGCTCCGGTAAATGTCGCGGCCAAAGCGGTTGCCTCGGCGAAGAAAGCGGTTGTTGCTGCTCCGGCGAAAAAGGTTGCGGCGAAGGCTCCAGCGAAGAAGACTGTTGCCAAGCCTGCGGCGAAGAAGCCAGTTAAGGTTGTAGCGAAGAAGCCAGCGACGAAGGTGATTGCCAAGAAGGCCCCAGCGAAGAAAGCTCCAGCGAAAAAGCCTGTGGTCGTGAAGAAGCCTGCACCGGCGAAGAAGGTGGCTGCGAAGAAGGCTCCAGCGAAGCCAGCGACAAAGAAGGCTATCAAGAAGAAGCGGTAA
- a CDS encoding heavy metal translocating P-type ATPase, with the protein MSVCRAGGKIEMNEVEKDPVCGMQVAAATAKWTLEHEQKRWYFCSEGCRKKFEADPGRYDGGRQDASSLVLIGVNPSHGSCCSGGGHSIPVAAATAPVHGKAMYTCPMHPEVTSEKMAACPKCGMALESVAPITARVEYTCPMHPEIVKDGPGSCPICGMALEPREVTGEQVNPELEEMTRRLWIGAALTLPLLALMVADILPGGLFAGIMHNRWVGWLDLALATPVVLWCGWPFFERGWASLVHRSLNMFTLIAMGTGAAYLYSVVAVIVPEVFPDSFREHGVLGLYFEAAAVITVLVLLGQVLELRARDKTGGAIRALLGLAPKMARRVAHDGTERDVPLSEVVVGDKLRVRPGEKVPVDGVVLDGRSSVDESMVTGESVPVEKEEGSRVVGGTMNGTGALMMRAERVGSDTLLAQIVKLVSEAQRSRAPIQRLADKVAGYFVPVVLTAAMLAAIVWGVWGPQPRLAHALVIAVAVLMIACPCALGLATPMSIMVATGKGAQEGILVRSAEALETLEKVDTLVVDKTGTLTEGKPRLIKVVAVEGVSEEALLGAVASLERASEHPLAAAIVAGAMEKRIRLENVTAFDSITGHGVVGAVDGRHVVVGNLAMIRKAGVAAEALEQQAEILRSEGKTVVLVAIDGHAAGLVAVEDPIKATTSQVIQELKQSGLNILMVTGDSRSTAAAVAKKLGIEFEAEVSPEGKAAVVTRLVKAGKMVAMAGDGVNDAPALAVAQVGIAMGTGTDVAIAAGGITLVSGDLRGLVKARRLSQKTMQNIRQNLFFAFVYNAAGVPLAAGVLYPLLGWLLNPMVAAAAMSFSSVSVIANALRLRSARL; encoded by the coding sequence ATGTCCGTCTGCAGGGCTGGAGGAAAGATCGAGATGAATGAGGTGGAGAAGGACCCTGTCTGCGGCATGCAGGTTGCAGCGGCAACGGCAAAATGGACGCTCGAACACGAACAGAAGCGTTGGTACTTTTGCAGCGAAGGATGCAGGAAGAAGTTCGAGGCTGATCCGGGAAGATATGACGGCGGACGGCAGGACGCCAGCTCACTGGTGTTAATTGGCGTGAATCCTTCGCATGGATCGTGCTGCAGCGGCGGCGGCCACTCGATACCTGTAGCTGCAGCGACGGCGCCTGTCCATGGGAAGGCAATGTACACGTGCCCGATGCACCCAGAGGTGACGTCGGAGAAGATGGCGGCGTGTCCGAAGTGTGGGATGGCTTTGGAGTCTGTCGCTCCAATAACAGCGCGTGTGGAGTATACGTGCCCGATGCATCCCGAGATTGTGAAGGATGGCCCGGGGAGCTGCCCAATCTGCGGCATGGCGCTGGAGCCGCGCGAGGTGACGGGAGAGCAGGTCAATCCAGAGCTGGAGGAGATGACGCGGAGGCTCTGGATCGGTGCGGCGCTGACGCTGCCTCTGCTCGCGTTGATGGTTGCGGATATTTTGCCCGGGGGCTTGTTTGCCGGCATAATGCACAACCGTTGGGTGGGATGGCTGGATTTGGCATTGGCGACTCCGGTTGTGTTGTGGTGCGGATGGCCGTTCTTTGAACGAGGCTGGGCATCGCTGGTGCATCGCAGCCTGAATATGTTCACCCTGATTGCGATGGGTACGGGAGCGGCGTATCTGTATAGCGTTGTTGCTGTGATTGTGCCGGAGGTGTTTCCTGACTCGTTCCGCGAACACGGTGTGCTGGGGCTTTATTTTGAAGCCGCGGCAGTCATCACGGTGCTGGTGCTGCTGGGGCAGGTGCTGGAGCTGCGCGCGAGAGACAAGACAGGTGGTGCGATCAGGGCGCTACTGGGGCTGGCTCCGAAGATGGCGCGTCGCGTTGCGCACGATGGCACGGAGAGGGATGTCCCCTTGAGCGAGGTTGTCGTTGGCGACAAGCTGCGCGTAAGGCCAGGAGAAAAAGTTCCAGTGGATGGTGTTGTGCTGGATGGCCGCAGTTCGGTGGATGAGTCGATGGTGACGGGTGAATCCGTCCCGGTCGAGAAAGAAGAAGGGAGCCGTGTTGTCGGCGGAACGATGAATGGAACAGGCGCATTGATGATGCGTGCCGAGCGCGTTGGTTCCGATACCTTGCTGGCACAGATTGTGAAACTGGTGAGTGAGGCTCAACGCTCGCGTGCCCCGATCCAGCGGCTGGCAGACAAGGTTGCAGGATACTTTGTCCCCGTGGTTCTGACTGCTGCCATGCTTGCAGCGATTGTGTGGGGAGTGTGGGGGCCGCAGCCGCGTCTGGCGCATGCGCTGGTGATTGCGGTGGCTGTGTTGATGATTGCTTGTCCGTGCGCGCTGGGACTTGCGACACCGATGTCGATCATGGTGGCGACAGGGAAGGGCGCGCAGGAGGGCATTCTGGTACGGAGCGCTGAAGCTCTAGAGACGCTGGAGAAGGTGGACACTCTAGTTGTCGATAAAACGGGCACTCTGACCGAAGGCAAGCCGCGATTAATCAAGGTGGTTGCAGTGGAGGGAGTGAGCGAAGAGGCGCTGCTGGGCGCCGTCGCGAGTCTTGAGCGCGCGAGCGAACACCCGCTGGCGGCAGCTATTGTTGCAGGCGCGATGGAGAAGCGTATCAGGCTGGAGAACGTGACCGCGTTTGATTCGATCACTGGGCATGGAGTTGTCGGTGCGGTTGACGGCAGACATGTTGTTGTAGGGAATCTGGCGATGATACGTAAAGCTGGTGTTGCTGCAGAGGCGTTAGAGCAACAGGCGGAGATACTGCGCAGCGAAGGCAAGACGGTTGTGCTGGTGGCAATCGATGGACATGCCGCGGGTTTGGTCGCAGTCGAGGACCCGATCAAAGCGACCACGTCACAGGTAATCCAGGAGCTGAAGCAGAGCGGTCTGAACATATTGATGGTGACAGGCGATAGCAGATCGACGGCAGCGGCGGTCGCAAAGAAGCTTGGTATAGAGTTCGAGGCGGAAGTGTCTCCTGAGGGTAAGGCAGCTGTTGTTACGCGGCTTGTGAAGGCAGGGAAGATGGTTGCCATGGCGGGTGATGGCGTTAATGATGCTCCCGCTCTTGCCGTCGCGCAGGTGGGCATTGCCATGGGCACAGGCACAGATGTGGCGATCGCCGCAGGTGGGATTACGCTGGTGAGCGGAGATCTGCGCGGTCTGGTGAAGGCACGCAGGCTAAGCCAGAAGACGATGCAGAATATCCGGCAGAATCTCTTTTTTGCCTTTGTTTACAACGCAGCAGGAGTTCCGTTGGCTGCCGGTGTTCTTTATCCTCTGCTGGGATGGCTGCTGAATCCGATGGTAGCTGCTGCTGCGATGAGCTTCAGCTCTGTCTCCGTGATTGCGAATGCGCTACGGCTACGTAGCGCGAGATTGTGA